The following proteins are encoded in a genomic region of Vanessa tameamea isolate UH-Manoa-2023 chromosome 4, ilVanTame1 primary haplotype, whole genome shotgun sequence:
- the LOC113396640 gene encoding dedicator of cytokinesis protein 7 isoform X3 translates to MIEPPDYEEVCDRLMGERDPLAYPANDIELLTIPRRIRTLTHVLPDEDLSKAPMFVRDCISCYTSDYTVVEYKYRAHSGSASGHERLSERLDKLLAAPAHSYEIDAEHSTSMEELASQQLQFESQPSSGRQSVASISSSSSCNETLTPRGSWASLDLRSSSSDPLLPDVFEKKPPDQVDAINEAKRLENRQTDLLGLYAPYLDEEEAVERRLAAEMPCELMGHRIMVVCHQLKLELDIEPLFASMALYDAKEKKKLSENFYFNLNSECTRQMLAGHVPHADLSTLSRSAVFDILNPSPDVFLVVRVEKVLQGDVNECVEPYIKDDKNREKVRASAQAACTRLGKYRMPLAWSAVSLLSVLSGTAGAEREQERDSHTNSLDRKASSSSLEQLRRRAGEVGGSLSRKGSVERRAPAADDLAPALDAFKTIVVTVTSFFKQETDKLRDEDLYKFLAEIKRPSSAPKKLKCIPGILKIEVSPCPDEIKNGLTPELAKLAPYNAEENGRPCKEVLAFPGSAPAQPHVQYRNLLFVCARDANLAAYASRAASARNITVRIQLMAGEDQASALPAIFGRSSCPEFSTEAYTTVLYHNKSPSLYDEVKLKLPADLGDQHHLLFTFLHVSCQRKPVAPEHEKSVETTLGYSWLPLCRNGKLTCGEFSLPVMQEEPPPNYSYIFPDVLLPGTRWIDNHKPIFNVSLDAYTTVHPQDGYIERFAMACEAVQEGNIPPRIGLANMEAELRASIAELPTASVECLSRYLPVVCDKLLQLLAAAPVLAGVPLNIAQDVFTCLAHLFTDLTNMSEGATCDAHGRSSLISSYIQYQCRIPRPALSDGDVGLPLPPSVLTDGSCKILHEELALQWVVASGATRDLAMQNSWALFELMVKSMVEYLHWSGAHEAPRKARFPDQFTDDLATLVNNVTAEIISKYGKNSRLTQSLNNSLAFFLFDLLSIMDRGYVFNLIRGYHKQMCAKIASLPDAVPLVHYKLSFLRIVCSHEHYVSLCLPPGASGAASPAPSARSGGSDDGRRRIVALSTDFRCRHYLAGLLLADLTAALDLQSPVLQCAAVNAVLALLTAHDADPRLAPPELKARVAALYLPLLGVVMDAQPQLYRGFDSGKETLQLDGEMSQFGNMYAPASPDEVKQSGRAPFNSETSRNLLMCLVWVLRWAERGALCAAVAELAPARLHALLALIDLAFKCQEYKGRKEILKCAQQNVRKTTDIKAKLEDVILGQGSARSDFIMRRKGGSSGRGACRERWRKQGLRGAARSRPASPARATPALAAALAADVALTLLHALELIVQSCSGLEWGQSACSGALGVLLRALQRNQSAVVLQHMFASVRSLILKLGWSWCSEEAGPGTCRVLLRHCASLSAGPRAHAAAALYALMRHHYHLGNNFSRVKMQVTMSLSSLVGTSTTFSEESLRRALKTVLMYAEHDQDLQDTNFPEQVKDLVFNLHMILSDTVKMKEFQEDPEMLLDLMHRIARGYQHSPDLRLTWLSNMAQKHMERSNHLEAGMCLVHGAALAAEQLRARGRGAALLQRVTHNALDESCADPLHHHLTPHELQALLEHAASELMTAGMYETVNEVYKVLIPIAEENRDYKKLANIHGKLNEAFTRIEQLHGKRVFGTYFRVSFYGARFGDLDGEEFVYKEHALTKLPEIFSRLENFYGQRFGPENVVIIKDSNVVDVSALDPDKAYIQITYVEPYFEPHELRTRITHYERNYNIKRFMYATPFTAGGRAHGELGEQCKRKTLLTTAHHFPYVKTRIQVVQRTQIILTPIEVAIEDIQKKINELAAATSQEPPDPKMLQMVLQGCIGTTVNQGPLELAQVFLAPVVDGSQPVTRLTNKLRLAFKDFSKKCHDALKKNKNLISSEQREYQRELERNFARFTERLAPLIHATPSHVAHLTNGLSKGDYKYQA, encoded by the exons ATGATCGAGCCACCAGACTACGAGGAAGTATGCGACCGGCTAATGGGGGAGCGGGACCCCCTCGCCTACCCCGCCAACGACATAGAACTGCTGACCATTCCGCGCCGAATCCGGACATTAACTCATGTGCTACCAGATGAAGATCT GAGTAAGGCGCCGATGTTCGTCCGCGACTGCATCAGCTGCTACACGTCGGACTACACGGTGGTGGAGTACAAGTACCGCGCGCACTCGGGCTCGGCGAGCGGCCACGAGCGCCTCAGCGAGCGGCTCGACAAGCTGCTCGCCGCGCCCGCGCACTCCTACGAGATAGACGCCGAGCACTCCACCTCCATGGAGGAGTTGGCCTCGCAGCAG CTACAGTTTGAATCCCAACCATCAAGTGGGCGTCAATCAGTCGCGTCGATATCTTCATCTTCGTCCTGCAACGAGACCCTGACGCCTCGGGGCTCCTGGGCGAGCCTGGACTTGCGTAGCTCCTCCTCAGATCCATTATTGCCTGATGTTTTTGAGAAGAAACCACCGGACCAAGTTGATGCTATCAATGAAGCTAAGAG ATTAGAGAATCGTCAAACAGATCTCCTGGGGTTGTATGCCCCTTACCTCGATGAAGAAGAAGCGGTGGAGAGACGTCTCGCTGCTGAGATGCCGTGTGAGCTGATGGGTCACAGGATAATGGTCGTGTGCCATCAACTCAA ATTGGAACTAGACATCGAACCGCTCTTCGCATCGATGGCGCTCTACGATGCGAAGGAGAAAAAGAAGCTGTCGGAGAACTTCTACTTCAACCTCAACTCGGAGTGCACGAGACAGATGCTGGCCGGACACGTGCCGCACGCAGACCTCTCCACCCTCAGCCGCAGCGCAGTCTTCGATATACTGAACCCCTCCCCGGATGTGTTTCTGGTGGTGAGGGTCGAGAAGGTCCTGCAGGGAGACGTCAACGAGTGTGTCGAGCCATATATTAAGGACGATAAG AACCGCGAAAAGGTCCGCGCCAGCGCGCAAGCCGCGTGCACGCGGCTCGGCAAGTACCGCATGCCGCTGGCCTGGAGCGCCGTGTCGCTGCTGAGCGTGCTCAGCGGCACCGCCGGCGCCGAGCGCGAGCAGGAGCGCGACTCGCACACCAACAGCCTCG ACCGCAAGGCGTCGTCCAGCAGCCTGGAGCAGCTGCGGCGGCGCGCGGGCGAGGTGGGCGGCTCGCTGTCGCGCAAGGGCTCCGTGGAGCgccgcgcgcccgccgccgacGACCTGGCGCCCGCGCTCGACGCCTTCAAGACCATCGTCGTCACCGTCACCAGCTTCTTCAAGCAG GAAACGGACAAGCTCCGGGACGAGGACCTGTACAAGTTCCTCGCCGAGATCAAGCGGCCGAGCTCGGCTCCGAAGAAGTTGAAATGCATCCCCGGCATACTGAAAATTGAAGTGTCGCCGTGCCCTGACGAAATCAAGAACGGACTTACACCGGAATTAGCTAAACTTGCGCCTTACAACG cgGAGGAGAACGGCCGCCCGTGCAAGGAGGTGCTGGCGTTCCCGGGCAGCGCGCCGGCGCAGCCGCACGTGCAGTACCGCAACCTGCTGTTCGTGTGCGCGCGCGACGCCAACCTGGCCGCCTACGCCTCGCGCGCCGCCTCCGCCAGGAACATCACC GTGAGAATCCAACTGATGGCCGGTGAAGATCAGGCCTCCGCCCTTCCAGCGATCTTCGGTCGTAGTTCGTGTCCGGAGTTCAGCACCGAGGCGTACACAACGGTACTCTACCATAATAA GAGCCCGTCGCTGTACGACGAGGTGAAGCTGAAGCTGCCGGCCGACCTGGGCGATCAGCACCACCTGCTGTTCACGTTCCTGCACGTGTCGTGCCAGCGCAAGCCGGTGGCGCCCGAGCACGAGAAGAGCGTCGAGACCACGCTCGGATACTCG TGGCTGCCACTTTGTCGTAACGGCAAGCTGACTTGCGGCGAGTTCAGCCTGCCAGTGATGCAGGAAGAGCCCCCTCCCAACTACTCCTACATCTTCCCCGACGTGCTGCTCCCCGGGACGAGATGGATCGACAACCACAAGCCTATCTTCAATGTATCTCTAGATGCGTATACGACTGTACACCCACAG GACGGTTACATCGAGCGATTTGCGATGGCGTGCGAGGCGGTGCAGGAGGGCAACATCCCGCCGAGGATCGGACTCGCCAACATGGAAGCGGAACTACGGGCCAG CATAGCGGAGCTGCCGACGGCAAGCGTGGAGTGCCTGTCGCGCTACCTGCCGGTGGTGTGCGACAAGCTGCTGCAGCTGCTGGCGGCGGCGCCCGTGCTGGCGGGGGTGCCGCTCAACATAGCGCAGGACGTCTTCACGTGCCTCGCGCATCTCTTCACGGACCTCACC AACATGTCGGAGGGCGCGACGTGCGACGCGCACGGCCGCAGCAGCCTCATCAGCAGCTACATCCAGTACCAGTGCCGCATCCCGCGCCCCGCCCTCTCCGACGGGGACGTCGGCCTGCCGCTGCCGCCCTCCG TTTTAACTGATGGCTCTTGCAAGATTTTACACGAGGAACTGGCGCTGCAGTGGGTGGTGGCGAGCGGCGCTACGAGAGACTTGGCTATGCAAAATTCctg GGCGCTGTTCGAGCTGATGGTAAAGTCCATGGTGGAGTACCTGCACTGGAGCGGCGCGCACGAGGCGCCGCGCAAGGCGCGCTTCCCGGACCAGTTCACGGACGACCTCGCCACCCTCGTCAACAACGTCACCGCGGAGATCATCTCCAA ATATGGAAAGAACAGTCGCCTCACGCAGAGCCTGAACAACAGCCTGGCGTTCTTCCTGTTCGACCTGCTCAGCATCATGGACCGCGGCTACGTTTTCAACCTCATCCGAGGGTACCACAAGCAGATGTGCGCCAAGATCGCCTCCCTTCCGGATGCCGTCCCACTCGTACACTACAAG CTGTCGTTCCTGCGCATCGTGTGCTCGCACGAGCACTACGTGTCGCTGTGCCTGCCGCCCGGCGCGTCGGGGGCGGCGTCCCCCGCGCCGTCCGCGCGCTCCGGGGGCTCCGACGACGGCCGCCGCCGGATCGTGGCGCTCTCCACCGACTTCCGCTGTCGGCACTACCTGGCCGGCCTGCTGCTGGCCGACCTCACGGCGGCTCTCGACCTCCA GAGCCCCGTGCTGCAGTGCGCGGCCGTGAACGCCGTGCTGGCGCTGCTCACGGCGCACGACGCCGACCCGCGCCTGGCGCCGCCCGAGCTCAAGGCGCGCGTGGCGGCGCTGTACCTGCCGCTGCTCGGCGTCGTCATGGACGCGCAGCCGCAGCTCTACCGCGGGTTCGACAGCGGAAAGG AGACGCTACAATTGGACGGCGAAATGAGCCAATTTGGAAATATGTACGCCCCGGCCTCACCGGATGAGGTCAAGCAG AGCGGGCGGGCGCCCTTCAACAGCGAGACCAGCCGCAACCTGCTGATGTGCCTCGTGTGGGTGCTGCGCTGGGCCGAGCGGGGCGCGCTGTGCGCCGCCGTCGCCGAGCTGGCGCCCGCGCGCCTGCACGCGCTGCTGGCGCTCATCGACCTCGCCTTCAAGTGCCAGGAGTACAAG GGCCGTAAGGAGATACTGAAATGCGCTCAGCAGAACGTGCGCAAGACCACGGACATCAAGGCGAAGCTGGAGGACGTGATCCTCGGGCAGGGCTCGGCGCGGTCCGACTTCATCATGCGGCGCAAAG GCGGCTCGAGCGGGCGCGGCGCGTGCCGCGAGCGCTGGCGCAAGCAGGGCCTGCGGGGCGCCGCGCGCTCCCGCCCCGCGTCCCCCGCGCGCGCCACGCCCGCGCTGGCCGCCGCGCTGGCCGCCGACGTGGCGCTCACGCTGCTGCACGCGCTCGAGCTCATCGTGCAG TCGTGCAGCGGGCTGGAGTGGGGGCAGTCGGCGTGCAGCGGCGCGCTGGGGGTGCTGCTGCGGGCGCTGCAGCGGAACCAGAGCGCCGTGGTGCTGCAGCACATGTTCGCGTCCGTGCGCTCGCTCATCCTGAAGCTGGGCTGGTCGTGGTGCTCGGAGGAGGCGGGGCCGGGCACGTGCCGTGTGCTGCTGCGCCACTGCGCGTCGCTGAGCGCCGGCCCGCGCGCGCACGCCGCGGCCGCGCTGTACGCGCTCATGCGCCACCACTACCACCTCGGGAAC AATTTCAGCAGAGTAAAGATGCAAGTGACCATGTCGCTGTCGTCCTTGGTGGGCACGTCCACCACGTTCAGCGAGGAGTCCCTGCGGCGCGCGCTCAAGACCGTGCTCATGTACGCGGAGCACGACCAGGACCTGCAGGACACTAATTTCCCAGAACAG GTCAAGGACTTAGTATTCAACCTGCACATGATCCTGAGCGACACGGTGAAGATGAAGGAATTCCAGGAGGACCCGGAGATGCTGCTGGACCTCATGCACCGGATCGCCCGCGGGTACCAGCACAGCCCGGACCTGCGCCTCACGTGGCTCAGCAACATGGCGCAGAAGCACATGGAG CGCTCCAACCACCTGGAGGCCGGCATGTGCCTCGTGCACGGCGCGGCGCTGGCGGCCGAGCAGCTGCGCGCGCGGGGCCGGGGCGCGGCGCTGCTGCAGCGCGTCACGCACAACGCGCTGGACGAGAGCTGCGCCGACCCGCTGCACCACCACCTCACGCCGCACGAGCTGCAG GCGTTGCTGGAGCACGCAGCCAGCGAGCTGATGACGGCCGGCATGTACGAGACCGTGAACGAGGTGTACAAGGTGCTCATACCCATCGCGGAGGAGAACCGGGACTACAAGAAGCTCGCTAACATTCACGG CAAGCTGAACGAGGCGTTCACGCGCATCGAGCAGCTGCACGGCAAGCGCGTGTTCGGCACGTACTTCCGCGTGTCGTTCTACGGGGCGCGCTTCGGGGACCTGGACGGGGAGGAGTTCGTGTACAAGGAGCACGCACTCACCAAGCTGCCCGAGATCTTCAGCAGGCTCGAG AACTTTTACGGTCAAAGATTCGGTCCCGAGAACGTAGTGATCATCAAGGATTCCAACGTGGTGGACGTGAGCGCGCTAGATCCGGACAAGGCCTACATCCAAATCACATACGTGGAGCCCTACTTCGAGCCGCACGAGTTGCGCACGCGCATCACGCATTACGAACGGAATTATAACATAA AGCGCTTCATGTACGCGACGCCGTTCACGGCGGGCGGGCGCGCGCACGGCGAGCTGGGCGAGCAGTGCAAGCGCAAGACGCTGCTCACCACCGCGCACCACTTCCCCTACGTCAAGACGCGCATACAG GTTGTGCAAAGGACGCAAATAATTCTAACGCCCATCGAGGTAGCTATTGAAGATATACAGAAAAAG ATAAACGAGCTGGCTGCAGCAACCAGTCAGGAGCCCCCCGATccaaaaatgttacaaatggtGCTGCAAGGCTGCATCGGCACCACTGTCAATCAGGGACCCCTAGAACTAGCGCAG GTGTTCCTGGCGCCAGTTGTCGACGGAAGTCAACCTGTCACGAGACTGACAAATAAACTAAGACTTGCATTCAAGGACTTCTCAAAGAA GTGCCACGACGCGTTGAAGAAGAACAAGAATCTGATCAGCAGCGAGCAACGCGAGTACCAGCGCGAGTTGGAGCGGAACTTCGCGCGCTTCACCGAGCGCCTCGCGCCGCTCATACACGCCACGCCCTCGCACGTGGCGCACCTCAC